CGATCAACAAGCAGATGCGCACCGCGGCCGAGTTCCGCGACATCGTCATCAAAAGCTCGAACGGCAATTTCGTCCGCCTGTCGGATGTTGCCGAGGTCGAGGATTCCGTCCGCAACTCGCGCTCGATCGCCTGGTTCAACAAGCAGCCGGCGGTGCTGATCCAGATCACCAAGCAGGGTGATGCCAACGTCATCGACACTGTCGACGGCGTTCGCAGGATGCTGCCGGAACTGAAGCAGTGGATCCCGGCCGGGGTGGAGATCTCGACCCTGGTCGATCGTACCGGAACGATCCGCGCCAGCGTCGAGGACATGCAGTTCACGCTGCTGGCGACCGCCATGTTGGTCATGGTCGTGGTGTTCGTGTTCCTGCGCAGGATCGTGCCGACGATCGCCGCGGGTGTCTCGGTGCCGCTGGCGCTCGCCGGCACCTGCGCCGGGATGTGGCTCGCCGGCTTCTCGATCGACAATCTGTCCCTGATGGCGCTTGCGATCTCCGTCGGCTTCGTGGTCGACGACGCCATCGTGATGATCGAGAACATGTACCGCAATCTCGAGCAGGGCATGGCGCCGTATCCGGCGGCCGTCGAGGGCGCCAAGCAGATCGGCTTCACCGTGCTGTCGATCTCGCTGTCGCTGATCGCGGCCTTCACGCCGCTGATCTTCATGGACGGCATCGTCGGCCGGCTGCTGCGGGAATTCTCGCTGACCCTGACGTTTGCCATCATCGTGTCGACCCTGGTGTCGTTGACGATCACCCCGATGATCTGCGCGCACTACATCAAGGAGGCGACCTCGGATCACGCCACCTGGTACGATCGCGTCATCGAGGGCACGCTGTCGCGGGTGGTGGCGTTCTACGCCTGGACGCTTCGGAGTGTGCTCGGGTACCCCGGGCTGACGATGGCGGTGTTCACCGCCACGGTCTCGCTGACGGTGGTGCTCTACGTCAAAACGCCGAAGGCCTATTTCCCGACCGACGACAGCGGCTTTGTGATCGGCGCGACCCGGGCCTCGGCGGATATCTCGTTCCAGTCGATGCTCCAGCTGCAGCAGCGGCTCGCCGACATCGTGATGGCCGACCCAGCGGTTGCCGGCATCGGCTCGTCGGTCGGCTCAGGTGGCGGCCCGGGCGGCGCCACCTCCAATCGCGGCACCATGTTCATCAGCCTGAAGCCGCCGGAGGAGCGGGGAGGCTTGTCGACCGCGCAGGTGATCGACCGGCTGCGCCGCAACCTGTTCATGGTGCCGGGCATCCGCTTGTTCATGTTCGCCGCCCAGGACATCCGCACCGGCGGCCGGCAGAGCGATTCCGACTACCAGTACACGCTCGCCTCGACCGATCTCGACCTGTTGCAGAAATGGGCGCCGCTGGTCGCCAAACGCATGGAGACGGTGGAGGGCATCACCGACGTCTCCTCCGACCGCGATCCCGGCGGCCTGCAACTCAACCTCGTGATCGACCGCAAGATGGCTTCCAGCCTCGGCGTCCGGGTGCAGGACATCGACAACGCGCTCAACAACGCGTTCTCGCAGCGACAGATCTCGTACATCTACACGCAGCGCAACCAGTACGTGGTTGTGCTCGAGATCGATCCGAAATTCCAGAGCGACCCGTCGAACCTCGAGCGCATCTACGTCGCCGGCGCCAATGACGTGCAGGTGCCGCTGTCGGCGCTCGTGCACTACCAGCGCGGACTGTCGGCACTCGCGGTGTTTCACTCCGGCGGCTTCCCCTCGACCACGGTGTCGTTCAACCTGTTGCCGGACGTGCCGCTGGAGGTCGCCACCACGAACATCCAGCAGGCGGTGGACGGGCTGCACATGCCCGAGGGCATCCGCGGCAGCTTCGACGGCAATGCCGGCGACTTCAACAAGACCAGCGGGCGGCAGCCGCTGCTGATCCTCGGCGCACTGATCGCGATGTATATCGTGCTCGGCGTGCTTTATGAGAGCCTGGCGCATCCGATCACGATCATCTCGACCTTGCCGTCGGCCGGCCTCGGCGCCTTGCTCGCATTGCAGGTGACCAACACGCCGCTGACCGTGATCGCCTTTGTCGGCATCATCCTGTTGATCGGCATCGTCAAGAAGAACGGC
This Bradyrhizobium sp. CCBAU 53421 DNA region includes the following protein-coding sequences:
- a CDS encoding efflux RND transporter permease subunit: MISISEPFIRRPVGTTLLAIGLFLVGIVAYEFLPVSSVPNVDFPTIRVSASRPGADPSVMAATVAAPLERKLGTISGVDQITSTSSLGTTSIQVQFSIGRNIDRAARDVQAAINASLADLPSDLPSLPKFRKANPAAAPVFVLALTSKTISTSAMYDVADTVLAQRISQVPGVGEVTVSGADQPAVRIALNPVSLANAGIATDDVRLAIINANPLGPVGIFNGDRLSETLSINKQMRTAAEFRDIVIKSSNGNFVRLSDVAEVEDSVRNSRSIAWFNKQPAVLIQITKQGDANVIDTVDGVRRMLPELKQWIPAGVEISTLVDRTGTIRASVEDMQFTLLATAMLVMVVVFVFLRRIVPTIAAGVSVPLALAGTCAGMWLAGFSIDNLSLMALAISVGFVVDDAIVMIENMYRNLEQGMAPYPAAVEGAKQIGFTVLSISLSLIAAFTPLIFMDGIVGRLLREFSLTLTFAIIVSTLVSLTITPMICAHYIKEATSDHATWYDRVIEGTLSRVVAFYAWTLRSVLGYPGLTMAVFTATVSLTVVLYVKTPKAYFPTDDSGFVIGATRASADISFQSMLQLQQRLADIVMADPAVAGIGSSVGSGGGPGGATSNRGTMFISLKPPEERGGLSTAQVIDRLRRNLFMVPGIRLFMFAAQDIRTGGRQSDSDYQYTLASTDLDLLQKWAPLVAKRMETVEGITDVSSDRDPGGLQLNLVIDRKMASSLGVRVQDIDNALNNAFSQRQISYIYTQRNQYVVVLEIDPKFQSDPSNLERIYVAGANDVQVPLSALVHYQRGLSALAVFHSGGFPSTTVSFNLLPDVPLEVATTNIQQAVDGLHMPEGIRGSFDGNAGDFNKTSGRQPLLILGALIAMYIVLGVLYESLAHPITIISTLPSAGLGALLALQVTNTPLTVIAFVGIILLIGIVKKNGIMMVDFALEAERHQGLSSQDAIFEACRARFRPILMTTMAALFAGIPLVIATGPGTELRRPLGITIIGGLFVSQILTLYTTPVIYLLIDRFKDLPGRQKLRWLSAAVALIGLASGVVRLVLH